A genomic region of Tsukamurella pulmonis contains the following coding sequences:
- a CDS encoding condensation domain-containing protein: MIGAALDDWRPPQGTLIDFTATVGAGEQPADVGPTFLQAEHLAAAEKAERHTAYIGFAADVRGRADVAALTAAVTDFVRAHESLRTRFVRAGDGWERLVTPAEAITVAAVDAGPAPDGPELTARLRGRFSEEATAWRVPGAVIGAIAGEDSFGLYVAADHSATDGASLLLGLNEIIVRYRAHREGTSAPLPSALAPHSHVARTERDRTAATDPSDPALQVWRRAFTATGGGLERLPIDTGLEPGASAPVQALHHRLLDTDQVAALEASVAPARLSAALYAALAITDHARTGSDTWMRVVVQDLRREFSSPDADLSLTQGWVVGFAPLLLEGLADKEPAQVIADAGEAVRAARRAGAIPTAAALGVLFAEGTVDPAAVTRPPLISYLDARPVASALPEVASSMMFPGDGSTANVSLWLTRESGGLEIGAQCPDTATATAEVARYAEDLRATLATFG; the protein is encoded by the coding sequence ATGATCGGTGCAGCACTGGATGATTGGCGTCCTCCGCAGGGAACCCTGATCGACTTCACGGCCACGGTCGGCGCGGGCGAGCAGCCCGCGGACGTCGGGCCCACCTTCCTGCAGGCCGAGCACCTCGCCGCGGCCGAGAAGGCCGAACGGCACACGGCCTACATCGGATTCGCGGCCGACGTGCGGGGCCGGGCGGACGTCGCCGCGCTCACCGCGGCCGTGACCGACTTCGTGCGCGCCCACGAGTCACTGCGCACCCGGTTCGTGCGAGCGGGTGACGGCTGGGAGCGGCTCGTCACGCCGGCCGAGGCGATCACCGTCGCCGCCGTCGACGCGGGCCCGGCGCCGGACGGCCCGGAGCTCACGGCGCGGCTGCGGGGACGCTTCTCGGAGGAGGCGACCGCGTGGCGGGTGCCCGGCGCGGTGATCGGTGCGATCGCCGGGGAGGACTCCTTCGGCCTGTACGTCGCGGCCGATCACAGCGCCACCGATGGCGCGTCGCTGCTGCTCGGGCTCAACGAGATCATCGTGCGCTACCGGGCGCACCGCGAGGGCACGAGCGCCCCGCTCCCGTCCGCGCTCGCCCCGCACTCGCACGTCGCGCGCACCGAGCGCGACCGCACCGCGGCGACCGATCCCTCGGACCCCGCCCTGCAGGTCTGGCGCCGCGCGTTCACGGCCACCGGCGGCGGGCTCGAGCGGCTGCCGATCGACACGGGCCTCGAGCCGGGCGCATCGGCACCCGTGCAGGCCCTGCACCACCGGCTGCTCGACACGGACCAGGTCGCCGCGCTCGAGGCCTCGGTCGCCCCCGCGCGCCTGTCGGCGGCGCTCTACGCGGCCCTCGCCATCACCGACCACGCGCGCACCGGATCCGACACCTGGATGCGGGTCGTGGTCCAGGACCTGCGCCGCGAGTTCAGTTCCCCCGATGCGGATCTGAGCCTCACGCAGGGCTGGGTCGTCGGCTTCGCCCCGCTGCTGCTCGAAGGCCTGGCGGACAAGGAGCCCGCGCAGGTGATCGCCGACGCCGGGGAGGCCGTGCGCGCCGCGCGCCGGGCCGGCGCGATCCCCACCGCCGCCGCCCTCGGCGTCCTGTTCGCGGAGGGCACCGTCGACCCGGCCGCGGTCACCCGGCCCCCGCTCATCTCCTACCTCGATGCGCGGCCGGTGGCGTCGGCGCTGCCCGAGGTCGCCTCGTCGATGATGTTCCCGGGGGACGGGAGCACCGCGAACGTCTCGCTCTGGCTCACCCGGGAGTCCGGCGGCCTCGAGATCGGCGCGCAGTGCCCCGACACCGCGACCGCCACGGCGGAGGTCGCCCGGTACGCGGAGGACCTGCGGGCGACGTTGGCGACCTTCGGGTGA